A stretch of Desulfobacter hydrogenophilus DNA encodes these proteins:
- the cbiQ gene encoding cobalt ECF transporter T component CbiQ codes for MLSEAFAGGNSIFHRLDPRLRIVFATLFSFLLAVSKSFPTMAAGLGLSMAMIWLSQIPLKKALKRLAVINGFNLVLFVLLPITFEGTPLFCIGPADGSVQGVILAAQITLKSNAILLAFLSLVTTMTIATLGNALNRIHMPEKIVYLMLLAYRYVFVLEQEYLRLATAIKVRGFEPKTNLHTYRTYAYLFGMLLVRATARADRVYQSMLCRGFKGRFYCIHGFSFSGLDRIGSVVLALILIVLGSMEWLNPMPFNVMNF; via the coding sequence ATGCTGAGCGAAGCATTTGCTGGTGGAAATTCCATTTTCCACCGCCTTGATCCGAGGTTGCGGATCGTGTTTGCCACCCTGTTTTCCTTTCTGTTGGCCGTTTCAAAATCCTTTCCCACTATGGCGGCAGGGCTGGGGCTGTCAATGGCAATGATCTGGTTGTCCCAAATCCCTTTAAAAAAGGCGTTAAAAAGACTGGCGGTGATCAACGGGTTTAATCTGGTACTTTTTGTGCTGTTGCCCATCACTTTTGAGGGGACCCCCCTGTTTTGTATCGGGCCCGCGGACGGCTCTGTCCAGGGCGTGATTCTGGCTGCCCAGATCACACTTAAATCCAATGCCATCCTGTTGGCCTTTCTTTCACTTGTGACCACCATGACCATTGCCACTTTGGGGAACGCCTTGAACCGCATCCACATGCCTGAAAAAATTGTATATCTGATGCTCCTTGCCTACCGGTACGTGTTTGTGCTGGAGCAGGAATATTTGCGCCTGGCAACGGCCATAAAAGTCAGGGGGTTTGAGCCCAAAACCAATTTGCACACCTACCGGACCTACGCCTATCTGTTTGGGATGCTGCTGGTTCGTGCGACGGCAAGGGCGGACCGGGTATACCAGTCCATGCTCTGCCGGGGATTCAAAGGCAGATTTTACTGCATCCACGGATTTTCATTTTCCGGCCTGGACCGGATCGGATCAGTTGTCCTGGCATTAATTCTGATTGTACTGGGGAGTATGGAATGGCTGAATCCAATGCCTTTCAATGTGATGAATTTTTAA
- the serC gene encoding 3-phosphoserine/phosphohydroxythreonine transaminase, with protein sequence MTDQRIFNFNAGPAALPLPVLEEIQASFLNFSNSGMSITEISHRSSYFDDVINDAVERTKRLLGLDDQYHVLFLQGGASLQFAMIPMNFLSGDQSADYVNTGTWSTKAIKEAKIQNKKHVVVASSEDKDFSYIPENIPFSKDAKYVHITSNNTIKGTQFADFPDTGGIPLIADMSSDFFSRPLPMEKFSMIYAGAQKNLGPSGTCMVILRKDLLETANPDLPSMLKYSTYAEKNSMYNTPPCFGIYTIDLVLKWIEEEMGGLEKMEAFNKEKAGLLYDFMEASNFYRATAAQGSRSLMNVTFRLPSEELEQKFIKEATAKGLGGLKGHRSVGGCRASIYNAATMEGIKALVAFMEVFQKEAK encoded by the coding sequence ATGACAGACCAAAGAATTTTCAATTTCAATGCCGGCCCTGCGGCCCTGCCTCTGCCTGTCCTTGAAGAAATTCAGGCTTCTTTCCTGAACTTTAGCAATTCAGGCATGTCCATCACAGAAATCAGCCACAGATCTTCCTATTTTGACGATGTTATCAATGATGCCGTAGAACGGACCAAACGTCTTTTAGGACTGGATGACCAATATCATGTTCTTTTCCTCCAGGGCGGGGCATCTTTACAGTTTGCCATGATTCCCATGAATTTTCTTTCCGGGGATCAAAGTGCCGACTATGTTAATACCGGGACCTGGTCTACAAAAGCCATTAAAGAGGCTAAAATTCAGAATAAAAAACATGTGGTCGTGGCCTCTTCCGAGGACAAGGACTTTTCATATATCCCTGAAAATATCCCCTTCAGCAAAGATGCGAAATATGTCCACATCACCTCCAACAATACCATTAAGGGAACCCAGTTTGCCGATTTTCCCGACACCGGCGGGATTCCGCTTATTGCGGATATGTCATCCGATTTTTTTTCACGTCCCCTTCCCATGGAAAAATTCAGCATGATCTACGCCGGTGCCCAGAAGAATTTAGGACCGTCCGGCACCTGCATGGTAATTTTGCGTAAAGACCTTCTGGAAACAGCCAATCCGGATCTGCCTTCCATGCTCAAATATTCCACCTATGCAGAAAAAAATTCCATGTACAATACCCCACCCTGCTTTGGGATATACACCATTGATCTGGTGCTTAAATGGATCGAAGAGGAGATGGGCGGCCTTGAAAAGATGGAAGCTTTTAATAAGGAAAAAGCCGGGCTTTTATACGATTTTATGGAGGCAAGTAATTTTTATCGGGCCACAGCAGCCCAGGGCTCAAGGTCTCTGATGAACGTAACCTTCCGTCTGCCCAGCGAAGAGCTTGAACAAAAATTTATAAAAGAGGCAACAGCCAAAGGACTTGGCGGTCTCAAGGGCCACAGATCTGTCGGCGGATGCAGGGCTTCTATTTATAATGCCGCCACCATGGAGGGTATTAAAGCCCTGGTGGCATTTATGGAAGTGTTTCAAAAGGAGGCCAAATAA
- a CDS encoding flavodoxin domain-containing protein gives MGTILIVYSSRVDETKGIAELIAEGARQSGHQVQVKTAKQIETEKDLTGFDAYVFGSPTYHGEMLPSMKQVLFMAEHAKLEDKPGGAFGAYGWSGEANKRIFDTMNYIFKMKMASGPLMIKASWVEDGVDTAQAYGKEIAEMI, from the coding sequence ATGGGAACCATACTTATTGTGTATTCATCCAGAGTAGACGAAACAAAGGGAATAGCAGAATTAATCGCAGAGGGCGCTCGTCAGTCAGGGCACCAGGTGCAGGTTAAAACCGCTAAACAGATAGAAACCGAAAAAGATTTAACAGGTTTCGATGCTTACGTCTTCGGTTCCCCCACCTATCACGGAGAAATGCTGCCTTCCATGAAACAGGTTTTATTCATGGCTGAACACGCAAAGCTTGAGGACAAGCCGGGTGGCGCCTTTGGTGCGTATGGATGGAGCGGCGAGGCCAATAAAAGAATATTTGATACAATGAATTATATTTTCAAAATGAAAATGGCCTCCGGCCCTTTGATGATCAAGGCATCCTGGGTCGAAGACGGCGTTGACACCGCACAAGCCTACGGAAAAGAGATTGCTGAAATGATATAG
- the serA gene encoding phosphoglycerate dehydrogenase, which produces MKVLISDKMDESGIDIFRKQEGIEVDVNTGLSPEELKEIIGQYDGLAIRSSTKVTADLLESASNLKVIARAGIGLDNVDIDAATKKGVAVMNTPGGNTVTTAEHAIAMMMALTRNIPRGTASLKAGRWDKKLLQGRELFNKTLGVVGFGNIGSIAAGLAKGLRMNVIVYDPNISSEHIEKAGFEYVTLDELYARSDYITIHVPKMDATIDLLDAQAFEKMKTGVMIVNCARGGIVNEEALHAAIQSGKVAGAALDVFSVEPPSADHPLLLLDQVIATPHLGASTKEAQTNVSVAAANQIIAYLLNDTVINAVNVPSVTGDVLKQLKPFLYLVEKMGKMQAQITKGGVREVNIEYIGKFPDLDLKPLTINGIKGLLNEYVGDEVNSVNAISLANEMGIKISESTAKEAGNFLNLVRMIVITDTQTNVLEGTIFGKDDARIVRINKFRLEVIPEGHLAIIHNVDKPGSIGSIGLKLGEHNINISRMMVGREDDGDRNIIFLRIETPVPANVVKEIEDLDLVVSMTTFEL; this is translated from the coding sequence ATGAAGGTACTGATCAGTGATAAAATGGATGAGTCCGGCATTGATATTTTCAGAAAACAGGAAGGCATAGAGGTCGATGTCAATACTGGTCTTTCCCCCGAAGAACTCAAAGAGATCATTGGGCAATACGATGGCTTGGCCATCCGGAGTTCCACCAAGGTGACTGCGGACCTGCTTGAATCAGCAAGCAATCTTAAGGTTATTGCAAGGGCCGGCATTGGTCTGGATAATGTGGACATTGATGCGGCCACCAAAAAAGGGGTTGCCGTCATGAATACCCCGGGCGGTAACACTGTAACCACCGCCGAGCATGCCATTGCCATGATGATGGCCCTAACCCGGAATATCCCCCGGGGTACCGCATCCCTGAAAGCCGGGCGCTGGGATAAGAAACTGCTCCAGGGCCGGGAACTTTTCAACAAGACCCTGGGTGTCGTGGGTTTCGGAAATATCGGTTCCATTGCCGCAGGTCTTGCCAAAGGGTTGCGCATGAACGTCATTGTGTACGACCCCAATATCTCTTCGGAACATATTGAAAAGGCCGGGTTCGAATATGTGACGTTGGATGAACTCTATGCCCGGTCGGATTATATCACCATCCATGTGCCTAAAATGGATGCCACCATTGACTTACTGGACGCCCAGGCCTTTGAAAAAATGAAGACAGGCGTCATGATTGTCAACTGTGCCAGGGGCGGTATTGTCAATGAAGAAGCCCTGCATGCTGCCATCCAGTCAGGAAAGGTAGCAGGTGCGGCCCTTGATGTGTTTTCCGTCGAGCCCCCGAGCGCAGACCATCCTCTGCTTCTGCTGGATCAGGTGATTGCCACGCCTCATTTAGGCGCATCTACCAAGGAGGCCCAGACCAATGTTTCCGTGGCGGCTGCCAACCAGATTATCGCCTATCTGTTAAACGACACAGTGATCAATGCCGTGAATGTACCGTCGGTGACCGGGGATGTCTTAAAGCAGCTTAAACCCTTTCTCTACCTGGTGGAAAAAATGGGGAAAATGCAGGCTCAGATCACCAAGGGCGGCGTGCGGGAGGTCAACATCGAATACATCGGGAAATTTCCGGACCTTGATCTCAAACCTTTGACCATTAACGGAATAAAGGGTCTCCTCAATGAATATGTCGGGGACGAGGTCAATTCGGTAAATGCCATTTCCCTGGCCAATGAGATGGGGATCAAAATTTCCGAATCCACCGCCAAGGAGGCCGGCAACTTCCTGAACCTTGTTCGGATGATCGTGATCACGGATACCCAGACCAATGTCCTGGAAGGCACCATTTTTGGAAAGGATGATGCCCGGATTGTTAGAATTAATAAATTCCGTTTAGAGGTCATTCCCGAGGGCCATCTGGCTATCATCCATAATGTGGATAAACCTGGTTCCATCGGCTCCATCGGCCTGAAATTAGGCGAGCACAACATCAACATTTCCAGAATGATGGTGGGCCGTGAGGATGACGGGGATAGAAATATTATATTCTTAAGAATAGAGACCCCGGTACCGGCTAATGTGGTCAAGGAGATCGAAGACCTTGACCTTGTGGTCAGTATGACCACCTTTGAGCTATAG
- a CDS encoding energy-coupling factor ABC transporter ATP-binding protein → MAESNAFQCDEFLIDLENVSFSYPGQGQVLNGLNFQLRKGERLGLIGPNGSGKSTFMHLLMGLIKPDSGSVRLFGQPMEGEKDFKQARKRLGFVFQNADDQLFSPTVVEDVAFGLLNNGKTPKEAVALSKKMLQALDLDGFEDRITYKLSGGEKKLVSLATVLVMEPDVLLLDEPTTGLDEQTVRRIVDLLNDLDMGYVVVSHEFDFLAKTTRDIFAMKNGQIRFQCTSDKFKPAG, encoded by the coding sequence ATGGCTGAATCCAATGCCTTTCAATGTGATGAATTTTTAATTGATCTGGAAAACGTAAGTTTCTCTTATCCGGGTCAAGGACAGGTTTTGAACGGTCTCAATTTTCAATTGCGCAAAGGGGAGCGCCTGGGATTGATCGGCCCTAATGGTAGCGGTAAATCCACGTTTATGCATTTGCTCATGGGTCTGATCAAACCCGATTCAGGTTCTGTTCGGCTGTTTGGGCAGCCCATGGAAGGTGAAAAAGATTTCAAACAGGCAAGAAAGCGTCTGGGATTTGTATTCCAGAATGCGGATGACCAGCTGTTTTCCCCCACTGTTGTCGAGGATGTGGCCTTTGGATTGCTGAACAACGGTAAAACACCCAAAGAAGCGGTGGCATTGTCAAAAAAAATGCTCCAGGCCTTAGATCTTGACGGCTTTGAGGACCGCATCACATATAAGCTTTCCGGCGGGGAGAAGAAGCTGGTCTCTCTGGCCACGGTACTGGTCATGGAACCTGATGTTCTGCTGTTGGATGAGCCCACCACCGGTCTGGACGAGCAGACCGTAAGGCGGATAGTCGATTTACTCAATGACCTGGATATGGGATATGTCGTGGTGTCCCATGAATTTGATTTCCTTGCAAAAACCACCCGTGACATCTTTGCCATGAAGAACGGGCAGATTCGATTTCAATGCACCTCAGATAAATTCAAACCGGCGGGATGA
- a CDS encoding universal stress protein: MRKNLDYCFRTSEIRASMAQRKKNINMGMEKAKNLLLDLGFPANAIQTRVHIKKQGIARDIVEESQLGYDALVMGRKGQSAVKDFFVNSLPVRLLGKIRNIPLIVVGKKPAHKNILIAFDGTRAITKAVKSLSSMINIQDCKLLLCYSQHRSRLLSNQKKSSEMFDLSVAYLLEAGFSEDQVSFEIVEGEKNPTLCILNKARYGGYGTIVIGRRGLSTLKRLFLMRVGNRIFRHAENHVVWVVQ; the protein is encoded by the coding sequence ATGAGAAAAAACCTTGATTATTGCTTCCGGACATCTGAAATTCGGGCCAGTATGGCACAAAGAAAAAAAAATATTAATATGGGCATGGAAAAGGCAAAAAATCTGCTTTTGGATTTAGGCTTTCCTGCCAATGCCATTCAAACCCGGGTACACATTAAAAAACAGGGGATTGCCAGGGATATTGTTGAAGAGTCTCAACTCGGATATGATGCGTTGGTCATGGGGCGCAAGGGGCAGAGTGCAGTTAAGGATTTTTTTGTTAACAGTTTACCCGTGAGACTGCTTGGAAAAATAAGGAATATTCCGTTGATTGTGGTGGGTAAAAAACCTGCCCATAAGAATATTCTTATCGCCTTTGATGGCACCCGGGCCATTACAAAAGCGGTGAAATCTTTAAGTTCAATGATTAATATACAGGACTGTAAGTTACTGTTATGTTATTCACAACATCGTTCTCGTTTGTTGTCAAATCAGAAAAAATCATCTGAAATGTTTGATTTATCTGTGGCGTATCTGTTGGAGGCCGGCTTTTCTGAAGATCAGGTCTCCTTTGAAATCGTAGAAGGAGAAAAAAATCCCACCCTGTGCATTCTTAATAAGGCCCGCTATGGAGGTTACGGAACCATTGTTATCGGTCGGCGCGGGCTTTCAACTCTGAAAAGACTGTTTTTGATGCGGGTTGGCAATAGAATTTTCAGACATGCTGAGAATCACGTTGTCTGGGTGGTTCAATAG